gtggactatggataggacgggtagacacggcttgagatcttcgctggaacctggtccttcggggtagacacagcttgagttcttcgctgggaccccgatttggttattaagtggaagtccgagctgagttcttcgctggcacagttggaattaagagagctgtataggggatcagctcccatatatattatgattgatgttactgggtgtgtgagtgctccaaattacctttttgatgttatgatgtgaaattattactgatgttgcatttcactccacagggtgcattagttttagatagttatagagattatggttaaaattgatattttactctctgagtcgaacgctcactcctgttcaatatttttccaggccacaggaggatatttttgaggctaacctgctttctccctcgcaggtcgattattaatgtttgtataaacttgttaaatcttagaatttccgcatgtgttagaaatgtttatttgatttgggtctgtaaactaaattatttttgtggacctgtaaacttaatattctatgcatgtttgatggattggatgagggagctgagctccgatttatttttatgctgatgagtatgtggagggtgagctgagctccccaattgagtattcttGTGTTTCTGGTCGGGTGAGTcataaactccccgttggtaggtccattttatggccggactctgtccggttgatttcttgaaattgggcccaaatgggccttagagttgggttaagtgaatagttaggcttactacgggcctcgggggctttaggctggcccaggtcctagtgccggtccggcccataggttgggtcatgacagaattatatatattattaagtataaaattattaaaattttttaagattttagttatataattaacattaaatttttatttctttatacatatatatatatatattaattttattactataaattaaataatttttaataaattaataatactcaTAGGATTATAATTATTGAATTActatattaagaattataatataatttttagtataagtagaattattattaaaataatattaaaattttaatttatattaattattttaatattaaaaaataaaattattagttatttaataataaatatttcgtcgctaaaaattattagtgataacatataatattataattttaaaattataaaggatttagTAACAAGTTGTCTGTCGCTAAAAGTTTAGTTATGCTAGGAggctttaattattaaaattatcagTGATGCATTTATTTGTTTCTAAATAATATTAGCGATGAATACAgattttaatatgtattattgacattaaattatttatttgttgctataaatacatttttttttatggTTTTGCAAATAATATAcagattaataatattttttatttgttaatttcttattttagtcaattatttcttgtaaaatttatatttaattaaagttaagtataagtaagattaaaaattttaaatttaaataaattttaaaattaatttaaataataaaaatataatataattaattttaaacatAAAAGGCAATTTGAACAAGGCTAACGTTCTTTCtccttcatatatttatatataatatgtattaatctattaaatatttaaattcaattaacaaataataaataattaaatttattttactcttaataattaatttttaaagtaaTTAGTCCTCTCTATATATATTATTTTGCATGGATATTAAAGattgtatttaaaaaatttttgaactaaaAATAGTTAttgttaattttttaattctcTTCATTTTATGAAACATTTAtggtataatattaattttatcaattttgccTTTAccttttcaataatttatatatgCAACTTGGCacgaattatattatttatagagATGAGATTATATGTACTATGAAAGATTATTCAAACTCTATCTAGTGTTTAGATAGCGAATGAAAAATTAAAccgattttataaaaaattcagaaaaataaaaaataaagtttctACTTATACATGTCATCTTTTAAATAGAgaattgtaaaattaattttttaatttttcaaaatttaattaagaatACTTCCTTTGAGATACCTGCTGACGCATGGAGACCCAATGGATAAAGACTTCTATCAAGTTGGCCACAAATTAGATTGACGGAAGCAAAGTCCAATTCAAGAAGAGGTACTAAACTCAATATCTGAAGACTGGAAAAGCACCGAAAGAGAAACTACATAAATTAAAGAAATCTACACAAACACATAAAAAGAAAGAGGGTGACGGGAGGTTCAACGGCCAACAGACTGGACCTTCCACGGAAAACAGAGAGCTGGATTTTTAAGTTTAGAGGGAGGGGAGAGCTTTTTTCTTTTAGAGTTTCTATGTTTCCCAAGCGTAAGGTTGTTTCCAGTTTCCATGCCAATATATGCGAATTAAGTCaggattaaaattaaaaaaaaaaaaaaagaattggcaCTAAAGTGAAAactatctattttttttttatactgaCAGTGACGCATAGTAGAAATCAAGGTTTTAACAAACAAAATTTTCTGGGCTACTAGGAAGGGCTACTCCCCTTCCAATGTGATGCTGCATATCAATTGCTTGAGAGCGGAGGAACAATGCCTGAACTGAAACCTTGTTAATTATATTGATAAAGTATTACATTTATCTCAAAAGGGATTAAGAAATACGGATACCTTACACTCTTAAATACCATTCAAATTACATGCCAAGCTTTTATTTATACATTGAGTAGCACAGACAAAACAAAAATGAGAAATTTATGCATTCAAACATGGCGTCTTCCTGGTCGTCTTGGTGCAACACTGAAATAGCCAATGACATAGAGAGATATCACAGTTGACAGAAACCCGCTGGGAAATCCAATTGCTGCCATCTCCCACGAGAACCATGCTTCCTTGCTCTCACTTTTCTCAGCTGGTTTAGCCTTTGGTGGTGCCTCCGGGTCACATGGTACCTTAATTTGCATCCCACATAATCCACTGTTGTTAGCATAGAAATTTGGATCATTTAACGTATCCATTTGAGGACCATTTGGAATGTGACCCGTGAGCTTGTTGTTATTCAATTCTAAGACAGCCAATTGCAAGAGCTTCCCAAATGTGTTTGGTATTTCTCCTGAAAGATTGTTATGTGATAGATCTAAACTCTCCAGACTATCCACATCACCCAAGGTTGCTGGTATTTTGCCCGAAATCTTGTTGTAGGACATGTTTAACACCTTCAAACTTTTGAGACCTCCCAGAGTATGAGGAATTTCACCCGACAGTTGATTCATTGATAGATCTAAGAGTGTATACATATCAAGGTGGTGTTGCGGAAGGTCTCGCTTTGATGTTTTCCAAATTACTTCCAAGTTAGGATACTCAACCGAGATGATTAAAGAAGTACACAACCAGGAATCATAAAAAGAGTCAAATTGTTTTGATGTCCAAGATTGATGCAGCAATTTAAACAAAGGATCAGGCAGCCGGTAGTTTACATCGCATTTAGgggagaaaaaattaaaaaaagagccATCAGAATTATGAATCACTGCGCTAAGATTTCCAAGACTGGAGGGCACTTTTCCACTTAACTTATTGTTTGAGAGATCAAGAATTTGAAGAAGGGTTGCATTTGACAAATTGTTTGGAATGGACCCTTCTAAAGAATTATTCCTGAGATTTAAAATTCGAAGAGACGAAATTTGGAAGAGGAAAGCAGGGATATTACCTGTGATATTATTATCATGGAGGTCAAGGCATTGGAGTTTATATAAATCTTTTAGGTATTGAGGCAAGACGCCAGAAAACTGATTATGGCTTAGTACAAGAGTTACTACCAATGGAGAGAAAGTTAATGGAATCCCACCAGACAGTTTGTTGGAGGAAAGATCCACAAACAACAGCTTCTCGAAACTTGGGAATTTATTCCCTGAAAATCTGTTTTTTGACAAGTCAAGGAACCTCAAGAATAATGCTTCTGAGATGGATATGGGAATTGGTCCAGAGAAATCATTGCTAGACAACTTTAGTATCTCCAAAGAGATAGTGTAGGGAATGTTATCTGGCAAGTTCCCTGAAAAATTATTGCGTGATAGGTCAATATTTTTTAACTTTGATTGAAACAAAATGGGGGGCAGAGAACCTGAAAACTTGTTATCTGATAAAATCAGATGAGTGAGCTTTAGTTTCGTTAGCCATGAAGGAAGGTTTCCTACGAGGTTATTGACACTCAAGTCCAAATAAGAAAGGGAAGTTTGGTTGGAAAGCCAAAGGGGAAGAAGCCCTGAGGCTCCGCACGATCTTAGAGATAAGACAGATAGCATGCTCTTGGGTACTATACTCGTGTTTTTCCATACAAACTGGCTCCCCCCAAGTTTTAATTCGCCCAAATTTCTGAAATGGAACATCCATGCTGGAATCTCGCCACTAAGCAAGTTATTTTCCAAATTAAGCTGCATCAACTGTCCCATCTTTTGCATTGTCAGGGGAATTTCTCCTGCCAAATGGTTGTCATTTAGGAGCATAGTTGAAATATCTGAAAGGTTACCTATCACAGCTGGAATCGCCATGGAGAAAAGATTGTATTGCAAGTGGAGAACTTGTAACTTTTTCAAACGGCATAATGCGGGTGGAATTGCTCCAGCAAGCTTGTTATTACTTAGAGACAATTCTTGCAAATTGGTGAGATTTCCAATCTCCACAGGAATCTCTCCATGGAAAAAATTGAAATCCAAACTAAGGGATTTCAGATGCCTTAAAGAAAACAATTGAGGAGGAATGGAACCGTTGAACATATTATGACTCATATCAAGTTCCACAAGTGCTGTTAGATTGGAAAGCCCAATTCCTGAAATTTCACCTTGTATGTTGTtacaagaaatgaaaaaaaactcCAATGTTCGCACATGAAAAAGCGGAGTTAAAACATGAGACGAGAGAACAATATTTTGCGAGTGCGAGTCTAAACTGCAAGTTGCATATTCAGAAATAGAACCAGAAATGAATGAATTTAGATTAAGACCAGTCACCACCTGTTTTGAAGCTGTGATGAAACTGCAAGCGACACCGCTCCACTGACAACAATCTGCATGGAAATTGTTGTTCCAAGTGTCGAAGGGTTTAAAAAAATCAATGTGGGAGGACAAGTATCTCAGtgctaaaattttgaattgaagaaGGGCTTCTTTCTGATGTTGAGGGCAGGAAAGAGAAATATTAGGAATGAGGATGATGATGAATATTGCAAACAATAATGGGTTGATTTTGGCCATTGGTGGTTTTGTGTGTTGTTACTTCCTTCTGCCATAGCAGCATTTTATACTTGATTTAAACCCTGTGCCTGTGAGAGGCATACTTTCTTTTTATTGGTTTCTTTTTTCAACATTGTTGAATTAACAAATAGCCTAACCCATTACAGACTCATTTTACCATCTAGAACCAGAAAACACTCTGAAAGATGAAACACCATCTTCATTAGGGGCTATACGAAAAATGGAAAGCTACTTTCTTTTCATTGTTTAATTTTCACCTAACTCAGCTTTCCTTAACCCAATGGAGACTCATCTCCAATGACTAGAACTAAagcattaatttaattaatttattatgtgAATCAATACTTTCTTTTCATTGTTTAATTTTCATCTAACTCAGCTTTCCTTAACCCATTGGAGACTCATCTTCAATGACTAGAACTAAagcattaatttaattaatttattatgtgAATCAATGCTGATTAGAGAGTCATAATTActctaaataatataatataatttaataggaTTTGAATGGTAGAAGTGCACACCGAAAGTTGAAAATTAAGGACAACTTAATAAATTTCCTCTATGAATTCAGAATTCAAAACCGATATCGAAGGCATTGACCAGCAAGTTACACGTCTTGTCTTTTGTGCTTTATGAAAATATGTATCAATTCACATATAATCTGCTAACAAATAGACCAGCTAATTGAAACCATATACCAAGAGTTCCTTAGAAAAGAAGAATATGATGCAAATCCAGTGCATATGCACCCTTACTTATATTCACGTAAATTTTATTTTCCTTCGTTCGTAAGGATTCATATTTTTATGAGTGAGAAAATAATACactaaatatatgtaataatatgtcattttaattaattaataattctaAGTGAACATCTATATTATACCATCATATAGAAGTAAaggtgaattaaaaaaaaaatatcaaatccGTAATTAATTAGAAgcaattaaattgaattgaaaaacaATTAATCAAATCTAtatgatttttaattttaaaacattgataattaaatgaatataaaatatctaactacttatatatataatttattatatataaatatagttaataaattaacaattttttattacttttttttttttttaatcataaattattgcaaatttataatttaagtATATAACATCCTAAAATTTAAGATTAGATTAAATACAATAAATTAAATCTATGATCAGTTTGTTTTGATGGGGTAGCGTCGAGGTGAAGGGCATATGTCTATGACTATTTACAATTGGAGTTACTTGTACAAACCTAAGGTGGAGGCTGGCTTGGATTTCGCGACTTTGAATGTTTTAAGTTTTAACCGTGCTCTGTAAGTGAAGCAAGGGTGGCGATTCATTACAAATTCATCATCATTTACAGCCCAACTTCTTAAGGCTAGGTACAACCGTAGACATTATTTTTTTGAGGCCACTTCAAGGTCACAGCCGCGCTTTCGCCTGGAGAAGCATCCTGGCGGGTCGGGAGGTGTTGGAGAAAGGGTTTGGGACAAATTTCCAATGCTTTCAAACTTTCTTCATTTTTAGTATTTGGAAagacgaaatttttttttttaaatatttagagattttaaaaagaaaattttgttgAAAAATTGAGATTTCTccgaaaaatttattttaaaaaactttCTATTCtcctaaatataaattcaaagttTTTAAACCTTAAAAACTTCTTATTACTTCAAAAAATTTCCTCCCAAACAAAGGGTTAGCGTTGATTGATCCAAACACAAAGGAGTGGAATTAGAGTCTTATCTAAGTTGTTGCTTCCAATTAATGTGGATCAGATTCGCCATATTCCTTTAAGCATTATAGGGGGCGAAGACAGGTTGGTTTTTGGCAACTATCAATCTACAGGGCACTATGTAGGCATAGAACAGGCGATTCGGCATTGGCCCCTAAACCCTGAGTGTTGGATTTGaaggaagaaaaataaagaaatttaagaGATTTATGTTGAAacaaacagaaaagaaaaaaaaatgcataaATTCATTACTAAAAATAGAGAATTTACAATCACAAATTCAAagattctttttttcttttttttttttcattattttcttaGCTATCTCAAACTTTCTTCTTAGCTCTCTCAAGTTCTCTCTACTCTGTTTTTCTCCAGCAACAAcaatcttcctttcttctttttacaGGGAAATAttgctctttttttttaaatcaactaATGCCATACTTAAACTATGCTTAGATGTGATTCTTTTCTTATCTTGTACACATAGATTTTAATTTACTAAAACCTCAATAACTCCAACACCGAGCCAGTTTAAGGTCTGTTGATCAGGCTGTTCCAGTTCGATTCACGGGTGAACCGGTCCGTGTCCAAGTCTAGCACTATGTGGTGAAAAGTGGGTATCGCCTGGCATTTAGAGCTAAATTCTCAGTGGAGGATGTTGGTTCTGTACTGTCTTCTTCTGATAAAAATTGGAGAGTCCGTGGAAACTGAATACTCCTCCGAAAGTGTTGATTTCTGCGTGGAAAGTGGAGTTAGATGTCCTTCCTACGAAGGGTATGCTTCAGCGTCGAATAGAGTTGATCCAAGTAGAATGTGCTCTTTGTGGTAGGCTGGAAGCAATGATTCATTTGTTCAGAGACTGTCATGAGGTCTTGGAGGTTTGGAGAAGCTGCCCTCTATCGAATATTGTTGGTGTTCCAAGACAATCGTTTAAAGTCTGGTTTCTTAACTTGATGGAGAAATTATCTGAGTCAGAGTTGGTGTCTTTTGGTTTTTATTGCTATAATATCTGGTTTTTGAGAAATAAGCTTGTTTTTGAAGTTAAACCATTTAACCCCCAAGCGGTTGCCGCGTGTGCTTCTAACATGTTGGAAGATATGGGAGAAAATAGGACAGTTCATTTGGCAAGGCCTACAATTCTGACGAGTTGGTTCCCTCCTGCGGGTTTAGTAAAGATGAATTCTGATGCTGGGATATTGGGTCCgaacatgattggtttgggtgTTATCTTTTGCGACTCTTCTGGGGCATTGCTGGCAGAAGGATTACGGGTGACTGGAGTTCCTATAATTCTAAGGCCGCTGCCATATCATTCAGATTGCAACTAGCCATTGACATATCTTTCCATTCAAAAGTGGTGGAATCGGATTGTAAGTTTGTAATCGACAAGTTGAAGGAGGAAGCTAATCTTCGCTGTAGCTTAGGTGTTCTACTAGCAGACTGCTTTGTTCTTAGGAACCAATTGTGCAGCTGCTCTGGTCCTTTGTTCCGAGAGATGGGAATAAAC
The Hevea brasiliensis isolate MT/VB/25A 57/8 chromosome 15, ASM3005281v1, whole genome shotgun sequence genome window above contains:
- the LOC110671664 gene encoding receptor-like protein 46 translates to MAKINPLLFAIFIIILIPNISLSCPQHQKEALLQFKILALRYLSSHIDFFKPFDTWNNNFHADCCQWSGVACSFITASKQVVTGLNLNSFISGSISEYATCSLDSHSQNIVLSSHVLTPLFHVRTLEFFFISCNNIQGEISGIGLSNLTALVELDMSHNMFNGSIPPQLFSLRHLKSLSLDFNFFHGEIPVEIGNLTNLQELSLSNNKLAGAIPPALCRLKKLQVLHLQYNLFSMAIPAVIGNLSDISTMLLNDNHLAGEIPLTMQKMGQLMQLNLENNLLSGEIPAWMFHFRNLGELKLGGSQFVWKNTSIVPKSMLSVLSLRSCGASGLLPLWLSNQTSLSYLDLSVNNLVGNLPSWLTKLKLTHLILSDNKFSGSLPPILFQSKLKNIDLSRNNFSGNLPDNIPYTISLEILKLSSNDFSGPIPISISEALFLRFLDLSKNRFSGNKFPSFEKLLFVDLSSNKLSGGIPLTFSPLVVTLVLSHNQFSGVLPQYLKDLYKLQCLDLHDNNITGNIPAFLFQISSLRILNLRNNSLEGSIPNNLSNATLLQILDLSNNKLSGKVPSSLGNLSAVIHNSDGSFFNFFSPKCDVNYRLPDPLFKLLHQSWTSKQFDSFYDSWLCTSLIISVEYPNLEVIWKTSKRDLPQHHLDMYTLLDLSMNQLSGEIPHTLGGLKSLKVLNMSYNKISGKIPATLGDVDSLESLDLSHNNLSGEIPNTFGKLLQLAVLELNNNKLTGHIPNGPQMDTLNDPNFYANNSGLCGMQIKVPCDPEAPPKAKPAEKSESKEAWFSWEMAAIGFPSGFLSTVISLYVIGYFSVAPRRPGRRHV